The DNA segment CCGACGAACAAGGCGGCGGGCAGGCTCAGGGTGATGGCTACCCCGTCCCACCAGCGAATGGATTTTTCGAGTACTGCCGATGGCTCTGAGCCTGTATTGGCCTGGTGCATTGCATCGCCCTCATCTTGTGTTGTGTTTGTAGGAAGGTCGCGCGATGTGTTGATGCTATGACGTTTGGTTGCGCATGTACACGTTTATGTCGATTGAAAATACGCATTGCGCAATATGAATGCAATAAGAATACGCATTGCGTCATATCGGCACGGCTGATGCACCAAAGCGGGGTTCGGCCGGGAAGGCCCGCGCTAAAGGGGGTAGCGGAGGGAGGAGGGGTGGATCAGGGAAAATGATGCGCAAAAATGACGCGAAGGGAGATGCGCAATGCGCGAAAGGTTGAGGATAGAAATGCGCAAGGCGCGGACGAATGGTCGGTAGAAATGGGGCGTTGGGGAGAAAAGTCACCCCGTAGGGTGCGCTGTGCGCACCGACTCGTCGTCACATGAGGGGACAGTAGTGAGCCAAACACCGCTGGTGCGCGCGGCGCACCCTACGAGTCCGAGCTCAGCTCATTCTTCGGCCGGTTGCGCCGACGGAATGGTGAAGCGGATCTTGTGCACCTTCACTTCCTGCATCATCCGCACGTCCTGTACGCCGGGCAGGCTGCGCACTTTCTGCTGCAGGCCCCATAGGGTCTCGTCATCGCGGCAGAGGACTTGAACGCAGATATCGGCGGTTCCGAGGGTGGTGGAGAGGTAGCTGACTTCACTCCAGCGGCCGAGGGTGTCCACGACCCGGTCGTGGTCCTGGGGGGTGACCGTGACGAAGAACAGCGCTAGTTTCGCCTGGCCCAGCTTGGAGGGATTGGTGAAGGCGAGGATCTGCAGGATGCCCTGGTCCTGCAGCCGCTTCACTCGCGTACGCACCGTGGCTTCAGGAACCGACAGGTTGCGGGCGACTTCGCGAAAGGCCCGGCGCCCATCCTCCTGCAGCTCGCGAACGATTTCATAGTCCAGTGGGTCGAGAATCGAAGTGGGCATGGGTCCTGAGCTTCCATGGCTGGGCCGGTACGGCGGAAAGCCCCGAGGCTACCAGATTTGCGGAAATTCAGGATGGGTGCGGGGGCCTGTAGCCCGGATGAAATCCGGGGATTGCTGCCGAGCTTCCCGGGTTGCCGGTGGCGTTCTGCGCAGGCAGCACCGAGAACTCCGAACCGGGGGCCGGGCTCAGGCTTTCAACCTTGCCGTGCCAGGTGCTGCCGGGGTAGATGTCGAAG comes from the Pseudomonas sp. TCU-HL1 genome and includes:
- a CDS encoding Lrp/AsnC family transcriptional regulator is translated as MPTSILDPLDYEIVRELQEDGRRAFREVARNLSVPEATVRTRVKRLQDQGILQILAFTNPSKLGQAKLALFFVTVTPQDHDRVVDTLGRWSEVSYLSTTLGTADICVQVLCRDDETLWGLQQKVRSLPGVQDVRMMQEVKVHKIRFTIPSAQPAEE